A single Nocardioides bizhenqiangii DNA region contains:
- a CDS encoding sulfotransferase family protein, whose amino-acid sequence MSDSPGHGPPRIAFVIGTGRCGSTLVHEILARHPDNGFVTNLDDKGIRTSSRIQNQAWRRLPAAVTTKGRFRFAPSEAYRVLAREVSPALVDPVRDLLAADATPWLTGRMQAFVGRRTARLRSEVFLHKFTGWPRTGFLQACFPGCAVIEIVRDPRAVANSWLQMPWWHGHRGPGEWHFGPLAPEQQAAWEGHGRSFPVLAALAWQMLTDASDRARSEVPADRWLTVRYEDIVADPRTSLSSLLTHLGLEWTPDFETGFNRYSIQAARTDAFRRDLAPADLAAIEDVLSGSRAFTELYA is encoded by the coding sequence GTGAGTGACTCGCCCGGGCACGGGCCGCCTCGGATCGCGTTCGTCATCGGGACCGGCCGCTGCGGATCGACCCTCGTCCACGAGATCCTGGCGCGGCACCCCGACAATGGGTTCGTCACCAACCTCGACGACAAGGGCATCCGCACCAGCTCCCGGATCCAGAACCAGGCGTGGCGTCGGCTGCCCGCGGCCGTCACCACCAAGGGACGCTTCCGGTTCGCGCCGTCGGAGGCCTATCGGGTGCTCGCGCGCGAGGTCAGCCCGGCGCTGGTCGACCCGGTGCGCGACCTGCTGGCCGCCGACGCGACCCCGTGGCTGACCGGACGGATGCAGGCGTTCGTGGGCCGTCGTACGGCGCGGCTGCGGTCGGAGGTCTTCCTCCACAAGTTCACCGGGTGGCCGCGCACGGGATTCCTGCAGGCGTGCTTCCCGGGGTGTGCGGTGATCGAGATCGTCCGTGATCCCCGCGCAGTCGCGAACTCGTGGCTGCAGATGCCGTGGTGGCACGGTCACCGAGGCCCGGGCGAGTGGCACTTCGGGCCGTTGGCGCCCGAGCAACAGGCCGCGTGGGAGGGCCACGGCCGCTCGTTCCCCGTCCTGGCCGCGCTGGCGTGGCAGATGCTGACGGACGCCTCGGACCGGGCGCGCTCGGAGGTCCCGGCGGACCGGTGGCTGACGGTCCGCTACGAGGACATCGTCGCGGACCCCCGCACCAGCCTCTCCTCGCTGCTCACGCATCTCGGGCTCGAGTGGACGCCCGACTTCGAGACCGGCTTCAACCGGTACTCGATCCAGGCCGCCCGCACCGACGCGTTCCGTCGGGACCTCGCGCCGGCGGATCTCGCCGCGATCGAGGACGTGCTGTCCGGTTCGCGCGCGTTCACCGAGCTGTACGCCTGA
- a CDS encoding ELWxxDGT repeat protein: MSRRQRSAQEQTKRARVAREKTLRRRARTRRAATAAAAAVTLAGAGSAAASPAAASTGVPATAALLDCSGATTPGSSPGNLTDVDGTMFFTASDARGTALWRSNGSAGGTVLLKRLESDGYDYDYGSNMVGVDGTLFFTVGGDDDNSELWRSDGTRAGTVLVKRFSAGGGEYGGGGPENLTAVGDTLFFTASDDVHGEELWRSNGTRAGTVLVKDISPGGDSGGYDEYDYGPTNLTAVGETLFFTADDGIRGHEVWRSDGTKAGTVLVKNIRPGSYGSYPGRLTAVGDTLFFRARDGVHGRELWRSDGTAAGTVLVEDIRPGGASADPEGLVGVGDTLFFSTEDGTSGRDLWVSDGTAAGTVLVKDFPSSGDEYEEYGLSEIVAVGDTAFFAADDGSHGLELWSSDGSEAGTVMVKDIRLGDYLSYPASLTPVGDTLLFIARDGVHGQELWRSDGTTAGTSLVEDILPNGASSRPRELTESGGDLFFRADDGLHGDELWRSDGTEAGTSMVVDINKGGAFYVTTRASYNAENGTLRVWAAFEGSGTVGVVPVREGGIRPLEREISGSDTVRLNLHLVLTRAAKRTLRRTGQVEVGARFTFESCGGAVRSITRHYTVKMR; the protein is encoded by the coding sequence ATGAGCCGACGTCAGCGTTCCGCACAGGAGCAGACAAAGCGGGCACGGGTGGCGCGGGAGAAGACGCTGCGGCGTCGTGCTCGCACGCGACGGGCGGCGACCGCGGCCGCGGCCGCGGTGACACTCGCCGGCGCCGGGTCCGCCGCGGCGAGCCCTGCGGCGGCCTCGACCGGCGTTCCGGCGACTGCCGCACTGCTGGACTGCAGCGGGGCAACGACCCCCGGCAGCTCGCCGGGAAATCTCACCGACGTCGACGGGACGATGTTCTTCACCGCCTCCGACGCCAGGGGCACCGCGCTCTGGCGCTCCAACGGGAGCGCGGGCGGCACCGTCCTGCTCAAGAGGCTCGAGTCGGACGGCTACGACTACGACTACGGCAGCAACATGGTCGGCGTCGACGGGACCTTGTTCTTCACCGTCGGGGGCGACGACGACAACTCCGAGCTGTGGCGATCCGACGGGACCAGGGCCGGCACCGTGCTGGTCAAGCGGTTCTCCGCGGGCGGCGGGGAGTACGGCGGTGGCGGTCCCGAGAACCTGACGGCGGTTGGGGACACCTTGTTCTTCACGGCGTCAGACGACGTCCACGGGGAGGAGCTGTGGCGCTCGAACGGCACCAGAGCGGGCACGGTCCTGGTCAAGGACATCAGTCCCGGGGGCGACAGCGGCGGCTACGACGAGTACGACTACGGCCCCACGAACCTCACGGCGGTCGGTGAGACCTTGTTCTTCACCGCGGACGACGGGATCCGTGGACACGAGGTGTGGCGCTCGGACGGCACCAAGGCCGGGACGGTCCTGGTCAAGAACATCCGGCCGGGCTCTTACGGCAGCTACCCCGGTCGGCTCACCGCCGTCGGCGACACCCTGTTCTTCCGGGCCCGGGACGGCGTCCACGGCCGCGAGCTGTGGCGCTCCGACGGCACCGCGGCCGGGACGGTCCTGGTCGAGGACATCCGTCCGGGGGGTGCGTCCGCTGACCCCGAGGGTCTGGTCGGCGTCGGCGACACGCTGTTCTTCTCCACCGAGGACGGGACGTCCGGACGTGACCTGTGGGTCTCGGACGGCACCGCGGCCGGGACCGTCCTCGTCAAGGACTTCCCCTCCAGCGGCGACGAGTACGAGGAGTACGGCCTCAGCGAGATCGTCGCGGTCGGCGACACCGCGTTCTTCGCTGCCGATGACGGCAGCCACGGCCTCGAGCTGTGGAGCTCCGACGGCTCGGAGGCCGGAACCGTCATGGTCAAGGACATTCGGCTCGGTGACTACCTCAGCTATCCGGCGTCGCTGACCCCGGTGGGCGACACGCTGCTCTTCATCGCACGGGACGGTGTGCACGGCCAGGAGCTGTGGCGGTCGGACGGCACGACTGCCGGCACTTCCCTCGTCGAGGACATCCTGCCGAACGGCGCCAGCAGCAGGCCGCGAGAGCTGACCGAGTCCGGTGGCGACCTGTTCTTCAGGGCCGACGACGGCCTCCACGGCGACGAGCTGTGGCGTTCGGACGGCACCGAGGCCGGCACCAGCATGGTCGTCGACATCAACAAGGGCGGGGCGTTCTACGTGACCACCCGCGCGAGCTACAACGCCGAGAACGGCACGCTGCGCGTCTGGGCCGCGTTCGAGGGCTCCGGCACGGTCGGGGTCGTGCCGGTCCGCGAGGGTGGCATCAGGCCGCTCGAGCGTGAGATCAGCGGGTCCGACACCGTCCGGCTCAACCTCCATCTGGTCCTGACCAGGGCCGCGAAGCGGACGCTCCGGCGGACCGGACAGGTGGAGGTGGGCGCGAGGTTCACCTTCGAGTCGTGCGGTGGCGCCGTGCGGAGCATCACCCGGCACTACACCGTGAAGATGCGGTGA
- a CDS encoding TIGR03032 family protein: MTAADEAAADDATAPTDGGPTEVRFHYSTGLPGLLDAARCSLLVSTYQAGQVVAVGVADDELTFSFRRFDHAMGLALGPDRLAVAGKAQVWMLRDHSELAPAMPPAGVHDRCWLPRSSMVTGGIQCHEIAWGTGPSGDPDLWMVNTRFSCLAGLDPGFSFVPRWRPPFISRLAPEDRCHLNGVAMRDGAPAFVTVMARTDEPGGWRKQRNDTGTVLDVASGEPVTTGLAMPHSPRWHDGQLFVLNSGMGRLERVDAATGQREVVAVLPGYARGLAIHGDLAFVGLSKIRETAIFGGAPIAAYHDQLKCGVGVIELSTGTTVGTLQFATGVEEIFDVQVVAGARSPTFGESPGDDDDIWVLPHQAQAG, from the coding sequence GTGACGGCTGCGGACGAGGCGGCTGCGGACGACGCGACGGCGCCGACCGACGGCGGCCCCACCGAGGTCCGGTTCCACTACAGCACCGGCCTCCCCGGGCTCCTCGACGCGGCGCGTTGCTCGCTCCTCGTGTCGACGTACCAGGCCGGACAGGTGGTTGCCGTCGGGGTAGCCGACGACGAGCTGACGTTCTCCTTCCGCCGTTTCGACCACGCCATGGGGCTTGCGCTGGGTCCCGACCGGCTCGCGGTCGCCGGGAAGGCGCAGGTGTGGATGCTGCGGGACCACTCCGAGCTCGCACCCGCAATGCCCCCCGCCGGCGTCCATGACCGGTGCTGGCTGCCGCGGTCGTCGATGGTCACGGGAGGCATCCAGTGCCACGAGATCGCCTGGGGCACTGGGCCGAGCGGCGATCCGGACCTGTGGATGGTCAACACCCGGTTCTCCTGTCTCGCCGGCCTCGACCCGGGCTTCAGCTTCGTCCCGCGGTGGCGGCCTCCGTTCATCTCGCGCCTCGCTCCGGAGGACCGCTGCCACCTCAACGGCGTCGCCATGCGCGACGGGGCACCGGCCTTCGTCACCGTGATGGCCCGGACCGACGAGCCGGGCGGGTGGCGCAAGCAGCGCAACGACACCGGGACCGTGCTCGACGTGGCGTCGGGTGAGCCGGTGACCACCGGACTGGCGATGCCGCACTCGCCGCGCTGGCACGACGGCCAGCTGTTCGTGCTGAACTCCGGGATGGGCCGTCTCGAGCGCGTCGACGCCGCGACCGGTCAGCGCGAGGTGGTCGCCGTCCTCCCGGGCTACGCCCGGGGGCTCGCGATCCACGGCGACCTCGCGTTCGTCGGCCTGTCGAAGATCCGCGAGACGGCGATCTTCGGAGGAGCCCCCATCGCGGCGTACCACGACCAGCTCAAGTGCGGCGTCGGCGTCATCGAGCTCAGCACCGGCACGACGGTCGGCACGCTGCAGTTCGCCACCGGGGTCGAGGAGATCTTCGACGTCCAGGTGGTCGCGGGCGCGCGTTCGCCGACCTTCGGGGAATCGCCCGGGGACGACGACGACATCTGGGTCCTGCCGCACCAAGCTCAGGCGGGATGA
- a CDS encoding succinate dehydrogenase/fumarate reductase iron-sulfur subunit, whose amino-acid sequence MSTGYELKMRVWRGDADGGALGDYSVEVSEGEVVLDALHRLQATQAGDLAIRWNCKAGKCGSCSAEINGKPRLLCMTRLSDFDPGETITVTPMRAFPVIRDLVTDVSYNYEKARELPGIELGPRDADGKRRMMQVDVERGQEFRKCIECFLCQDTCHVVRDHDDNKPAFAGPRFFLRYAELDMHPLDVRDRRDTVRDAAGIGLCNITKCCTEVCPEGIKITDNAIIPMKERVADTRYDPLVWLGNKIGLRNKDNDSRTAT is encoded by the coding sequence ATGAGTACTGGCTACGAGCTGAAGATGCGGGTCTGGCGGGGCGATGCGGATGGTGGTGCGCTCGGCGACTACTCGGTCGAGGTGTCGGAGGGCGAGGTCGTCCTCGACGCGTTGCACCGGCTCCAGGCGACCCAGGCGGGCGACCTCGCGATCCGGTGGAACTGCAAGGCCGGCAAGTGCGGCTCGTGCAGCGCCGAGATCAACGGCAAGCCACGACTGTTGTGCATGACCCGGCTCTCCGACTTCGACCCGGGCGAGACGATCACGGTCACGCCGATGCGGGCGTTCCCCGTGATCCGCGACCTGGTCACCGACGTCTCCTACAACTACGAGAAGGCGCGCGAGCTGCCGGGCATCGAGCTCGGCCCGCGCGACGCCGACGGCAAGCGCCGGATGATGCAGGTGGACGTCGAGCGCGGGCAGGAGTTCCGCAAGTGCATCGAGTGCTTCCTGTGCCAGGACACCTGCCACGTCGTCCGTGACCACGACGACAACAAGCCGGCGTTCGCGGGGCCGCGGTTCTTCCTCCGCTACGCAGAGCTGGACATGCACCCGCTCGACGTGCGCGACCGGCGCGACACCGTGCGGGACGCCGCCGGCATCGGCCTCTGCAACATCACCAAGTGCTGCACCGAGGTGTGCCCGGAGGGCATCAAGATCACCGACAACGCGATCATCCCCATGAAGGAGCGGGTCGCGGACACGAGGTACGACCCGCTGGTGTGGCTCGGCAACAAGATCGGCCTGCGCAACAAGGACAACGACAGCCGTACCGCGACCTGA
- a CDS encoding succinate dehydrogenase/fumarate reductase iron-sulfur subunit, with protein sequence MNLTLKIWRQANAQDKGRIHTYEVAGISEDMSFLEMLDVLNEQLNELGEEPIAFDSDCREGICGTCSLMINGEPHGPEVTTTCQLHMRSFKDGDTITIEPWRSSAFPVLRDLCVDRSALDRIIQSGGYISANTGSAPEANSVPVPRDDAVRAFNVATCIQCGACVAACPNGSASLFLGAKITHLGELPQGQPERWSRVVDMTAQHDHEGFGGCTNIGECAAACPKEIPLDVISQLNKDLRTAMRHGH encoded by the coding sequence GTGAATCTGACCCTGAAGATCTGGCGTCAAGCCAACGCCCAGGACAAGGGCCGGATCCACACCTACGAGGTGGCCGGGATCTCCGAGGACATGAGCTTCCTGGAGATGCTCGACGTCCTCAACGAGCAGCTCAACGAGCTCGGCGAGGAGCCGATCGCGTTCGACTCCGACTGCCGTGAGGGCATCTGCGGCACCTGCTCGCTGATGATCAACGGCGAACCGCACGGGCCGGAGGTCACCACGACCTGCCAGCTGCACATGCGGTCCTTCAAGGACGGCGACACGATCACCATCGAGCCGTGGCGCTCGAGCGCGTTCCCGGTGCTCAGGGACCTCTGCGTCGACCGGTCGGCGCTCGACCGGATCATCCAGTCCGGCGGCTACATCTCCGCCAACACCGGCTCCGCGCCCGAGGCCAACTCGGTCCCCGTCCCGCGCGACGACGCCGTGCGCGCCTTCAACGTGGCCACCTGTATCCAGTGCGGAGCGTGCGTCGCAGCGTGCCCCAACGGGTCGGCGTCGCTGTTCCTCGGCGCCAAGATCACCCACCTCGGCGAGCTGCCGCAGGGCCAGCCGGAGCGGTGGAGCCGGGTCGTCGACATGACCGCCCAGCACGACCACGAGGGCTTCGGCGGCTGCACCAACATCGGCGAGTGCGCGGCCGCCTGCCCGAAGGAGATCCCGCTGGACGTGATCAGCCAGCTCAACAAGGACCTCCGCACCGCGATGCGGCACGGCCACTGA
- a CDS encoding fumarate reductase/succinate dehydrogenase flavoprotein subunit, whose product MPDTTLTSDRSHNVPSPAQYDDASGYYTPGEPIADTKAPDGPIDERWQTRKFEARLVNPANRRKLSIIIVGTGLAGGAAAATLGEAGYNVKSFCYQDSPRRAHSIAAQGGINAAKNYKEDGDSVHRLFYDTVKGGDYRSRESNVYRLAEVSTNIIDQCVAQGVPFAREYGGLLDNRSFGGVQVSRTFYARGQTGQQLLIGAYQAMERQVKLGTVTEYTRHEMLEVVVVDDGETKRARGIIARNMVTGEIETHLADVVVLASGGYGNVFYLSTNAMGSNVTAAWRAHRKGAYMANPCYTQIHPTCIPVSGEHQSKLTLMSESLRNDGRIWVPKKAEDCTKDPRDIPEEDRDYYLERIYPSFGNLVPRDIASRQAKNVCDEGRGVGPMVGDFRRGVYLDFADAIERLGEDVVREKYDNLFDMYERITGENPYQVPMRIYPAVHYVMGGLWVDYDLQSSITGLFVTGEANFSDHGANRLGASALMQGLADGYFVLPHTIRDYLAEGPFEEVDESHPAVVEARTAVQERIDKFLSIKGNRSVDSFHRELGHIMWEYCGMERTAEGLRKAIDMIRELKREFWTDLKVLGTADSLNQSLEKAGRVADFIELGELMCIDALNRRESCGGHFRSESQTEDGEALRHDDEFAYVAAWEWAGEDETPILHKEDLVYTAIEMKQRSYK is encoded by the coding sequence ATGCCGGACACCACGCTCACGTCCGACCGCTCGCACAACGTCCCGTCGCCGGCGCAGTACGACGACGCCTCCGGTTACTACACGCCCGGCGAGCCGATCGCCGACACCAAGGCGCCGGACGGGCCGATCGACGAGCGGTGGCAGACCCGCAAGTTCGAGGCCCGTCTGGTCAACCCGGCCAACCGCCGCAAGCTCTCGATCATCATCGTCGGCACCGGCCTCGCCGGTGGCGCCGCGGCCGCCACGCTCGGCGAGGCCGGCTACAACGTGAAGTCCTTCTGCTACCAGGACTCGCCCCGGCGGGCGCACTCGATCGCCGCCCAGGGCGGCATCAACGCGGCGAAGAACTACAAGGAGGACGGCGACTCCGTCCACCGGCTCTTCTACGACACGGTCAAGGGCGGCGACTACCGCTCGCGCGAGTCCAACGTCTACCGGCTGGCAGAGGTCAGCACCAACATCATCGACCAGTGCGTCGCGCAGGGCGTTCCGTTCGCCCGCGAGTACGGCGGTCTCCTCGACAACCGCTCCTTCGGCGGCGTCCAGGTGTCGCGCACCTTCTACGCCCGGGGGCAGACGGGTCAGCAGCTGCTGATCGGCGCCTACCAGGCGATGGAGCGCCAGGTGAAGCTCGGCACGGTCACCGAGTACACCCGGCACGAGATGCTCGAGGTCGTCGTCGTGGACGACGGCGAGACCAAGCGGGCCCGCGGCATCATCGCCCGCAACATGGTCACCGGTGAGATCGAGACGCACCTCGCCGATGTCGTCGTGCTCGCCTCGGGTGGCTACGGCAACGTCTTCTACCTCTCGACCAACGCGATGGGCTCCAACGTCACCGCTGCCTGGAGAGCGCACCGCAAGGGCGCCTACATGGCGAACCCCTGCTACACGCAGATCCACCCGACCTGCATCCCGGTCTCCGGCGAGCACCAGTCGAAGCTGACCCTGATGTCGGAGTCGCTGCGCAACGACGGCCGGATCTGGGTGCCCAAGAAGGCCGAGGACTGCACCAAGGACCCGCGCGACATCCCCGAGGAGGACCGCGACTACTACCTGGAGCGGATCTACCCCTCCTTCGGCAACCTGGTGCCGCGCGACATCGCGTCCCGCCAGGCCAAGAACGTGTGCGACGAGGGCCGCGGTGTCGGCCCGATGGTGGGCGACTTCCGCCGCGGTGTCTACCTCGACTTCGCCGACGCGATCGAGCGCCTGGGCGAGGACGTCGTCCGCGAGAAGTACGACAACCTCTTCGACATGTACGAGCGGATCACGGGCGAGAACCCCTACCAGGTCCCGATGCGGATCTACCCCGCCGTGCACTACGTCATGGGCGGCCTCTGGGTCGACTACGACCTCCAGTCCTCGATCACCGGCCTGTTCGTGACGGGCGAGGCGAACTTCTCCGACCACGGCGCCAACCGGCTCGGGGCCTCCGCCCTGATGCAGGGGCTCGCCGACGGCTACTTCGTGCTCCCCCACACGATCCGCGACTACCTCGCCGAGGGCCCCTTCGAGGAGGTCGACGAGTCCCACCCCGCGGTGGTCGAGGCGCGCACCGCCGTGCAGGAGCGGATCGACAAGTTCCTCTCGATCAAGGGCAACCGGTCGGTCGACAGCTTCCACCGCGAGCTCGGCCACATCATGTGGGAGTACTGCGGCATGGAGCGCACGGCCGAGGGCCTCCGGAAGGCGATCGACATGATCCGCGAGCTCAAGCGCGAGTTCTGGACCGACCTCAAGGTGCTGGGCACCGCGGACTCGCTCAACCAGAGCCTCGAGAAGGCCGGCCGGGTCGCCGACTTCATCGAGCTGGGCGAGCTGATGTGCATCGACGCGCTCAACCGGCGCGAGTCCTGCGGCGGCCACTTCCGGTCCGAGTCGCAGACCGAGGACGGCGAGGCGCTGCGGCACGACGACGAGTTCGCGTACGTCGCCGCCTGGGAGTGGGCTGGCGAGGACGAGACGCCGATCCTGCACAAGGAAGACCTGGTCTACACCGCCATCGAGATGAAGCAGAGGTCCTACAAGTGA
- a CDS encoding fumarate reductase/succinate dehydrogenase flavoprotein subunit → MTGNEMSGDARGGIERHQYDVIVIGAGGSGLRAAIAAHDAGARVAVVCKSLLGKAHTVMAEGGAAAAMGNLYPEDNWQVHFRDTMRGGKMLNNWRMAQLHAQEAPERVMELEDWGALFDRTADGLISQRDFGGHRYARLAHIGDRTGLEMIRTLQQRLVALGIDVFMECTVTDLLKAESDDGANAIAGAFAYWRESGRFIVFEAPAVVLATGGFGKAWKVTSNSWEYTGDGHALALRAGATLINMEFVQFHPTGMVWPPSVKGLLVTESVRGDGGILKNSEGNRFMFDHIPEFFRKETADSIEEADRWYDDKKNNRRPPELLPRDEVARAINAEIKAGRGSPHGGVFLDIASRRTPEFIRKRLPSMYHQFKELADVDITAEPMEIGPTCHYAMGGIEVDPETELSVVPGLYAVGECSGGMHGSNRLGGNSLSDLIVFGRRAGDAAASYAAGLAERPPISDDDVAAAQASAVAPFEVEGRENPYTIQQDLQQAMNDLVGIIREGSELEQALQEVERLKERATQMHVEGNRQYNPGWHLAIDLRNMLLVGECVAKAALARQESRGGHTRDDFPGPDPEWGGKNLVLRLNTEGTGVDLTEQAIPGMPAELKKFFEE, encoded by the coding sequence ATGACCGGCAACGAGATGTCCGGCGACGCCCGGGGCGGCATCGAACGGCACCAGTACGACGTGATCGTGATCGGCGCCGGCGGCTCGGGGCTGCGGGCCGCGATCGCGGCCCACGACGCCGGCGCCCGGGTGGCGGTCGTCTGCAAGTCACTCCTCGGCAAGGCCCACACGGTGATGGCGGAGGGTGGCGCCGCCGCAGCGATGGGCAACCTCTACCCCGAGGACAACTGGCAGGTGCACTTCCGCGACACCATGCGCGGCGGGAAGATGCTCAACAACTGGCGGATGGCCCAGCTCCACGCCCAGGAGGCGCCCGAGCGGGTGATGGAGCTCGAGGACTGGGGCGCGCTCTTCGACCGTACGGCGGACGGGCTGATCAGCCAGCGCGACTTCGGCGGCCACCGCTACGCCCGGCTCGCCCACATCGGCGACCGCACCGGCCTGGAGATGATCCGGACCCTCCAGCAGCGGCTGGTCGCGCTGGGCATCGACGTCTTCATGGAGTGCACGGTCACCGACCTCCTCAAGGCAGAGTCCGATGATGGGGCAAACGCGATCGCGGGTGCGTTCGCCTACTGGCGCGAGTCCGGCCGGTTCATCGTGTTCGAGGCGCCGGCGGTCGTGCTCGCCACCGGCGGGTTCGGCAAGGCGTGGAAGGTCACCTCCAACTCGTGGGAGTACACCGGTGACGGCCACGCCCTGGCGCTCCGCGCCGGGGCCACGCTCATCAACATGGAGTTCGTCCAGTTCCACCCGACCGGCATGGTGTGGCCCCCGTCGGTCAAGGGTCTGCTCGTCACCGAGTCGGTGCGCGGCGACGGCGGCATCCTGAAGAACTCAGAGGGCAACCGTTTCATGTTCGACCACATCCCTGAGTTCTTCAGGAAGGAGACGGCCGACTCGATCGAGGAGGCCGACCGGTGGTACGACGACAAGAAGAACAACCGCCGCCCTCCCGAGCTCCTGCCCCGGGACGAGGTGGCCCGGGCGATCAACGCCGAGATCAAGGCGGGCAGGGGATCACCGCACGGAGGCGTGTTCCTCGACATCGCGTCCCGCCGTACCCCGGAGTTCATCCGGAAGCGGCTGCCGTCGATGTACCACCAGTTCAAGGAGCTCGCGGACGTCGACATCACCGCCGAGCCGATGGAGATCGGCCCGACCTGCCACTACGCGATGGGAGGCATCGAGGTCGATCCGGAGACAGAGCTGTCGGTCGTGCCCGGCCTCTACGCCGTCGGCGAGTGCTCCGGCGGCATGCACGGGTCCAACCGGCTGGGTGGCAACTCGCTGTCCGACCTGATCGTGTTCGGTCGCCGCGCGGGCGACGCGGCGGCGTCGTACGCCGCGGGACTGGCCGAGCGGCCGCCGATCTCGGACGACGACGTCGCGGCAGCGCAGGCCAGCGCGGTCGCTCCGTTCGAGGTCGAAGGACGCGAGAACCCGTACACGATCCAGCAGGACCTGCAGCAGGCGATGAACGACCTGGTCGGCATCATCCGCGAGGGCTCCGAGCTGGAGCAGGCGCTGCAGGAGGTCGAGCGGCTCAAGGAGCGGGCCACGCAGATGCACGTCGAGGGCAACCGGCAGTACAACCCGGGCTGGCACCTCGCGATCGACCTGCGCAACATGCTGCTGGTGGGGGAGTGCGTCGCCAAGGCCGCGCTCGCGCGCCAGGAGTCGCGCGGCGGCCACACCCGCGACGACTTCCCCGGCCCCGATCCCGAGTGGGGCGGCAAGAACCTCGTGCTGCGACTCAACACCGAGGGCACCGGGGTCGACCTGACCGAGCAGGCCATCCCGGGGATGCCCGCCGAGCTGAAGAAATTCTTCGAGGAGTGA
- a CDS encoding succinate dehydrogenase cytochrome b subunit — MADPVTTRPALVEGARASRTTIALKLLMALSGLAFVGFVLGHMYGNLKAFSGHDAFNEYAHHLRELGEPLLPHMGFVWIMRAGLLIALIVHVAAAVELTRRARKARPVKYVVKKHTGAIPASRLMRWGGLTLFLFIVWHLVNFTFGKVNVQGGETDDPYNLLVDTFDVWWMTVIYLAAMAMLGAHLHHGVWSSLQTLGLTSTAASRARAKTISFAIAILIAGGFSLVPIAVLAGLID; from the coding sequence GTGGCAGATCCCGTTACGACCAGGCCCGCCCTCGTCGAAGGCGCGCGGGCTTCCCGCACCACGATCGCGCTGAAGCTGCTGATGGCCCTGAGCGGCCTCGCCTTCGTCGGCTTCGTGCTCGGGCACATGTACGGCAACCTCAAGGCCTTCTCCGGCCACGACGCGTTCAACGAGTACGCACACCACTTGCGCGAGCTCGGCGAGCCGTTGCTCCCCCACATGGGCTTCGTCTGGATCATGCGCGCCGGCCTGCTGATCGCACTCATCGTCCACGTGGCCGCCGCGGTCGAGCTGACCCGCCGGGCGCGCAAGGCGCGTCCGGTCAAGTACGTCGTGAAGAAGCACACCGGTGCCATCCCGGCCAGCCGGCTGATGCGTTGGGGCGGCCTCACCCTCTTCCTCTTCATCGTCTGGCACCTGGTGAACTTCACCTTCGGCAAGGTCAACGTCCAGGGCGGCGAGACCGACGATCCCTACAACCTCCTCGTCGACACCTTCGACGTCTGGTGGATGACGGTCATCTACCTGGCCGCGATGGCGATGCTCGGCGCTCACCTCCACCACGGGGTGTGGAGCTCCCTCCAGACGCTCGGCCTGACGAGCACCGCGGCCAGCCGCGCCCGCGCGAAGACGATCTCGTTCGCGATCGCGATCCTGATCGCCGGCGGGTTCTCGCTCGTCCCGATCGCCGTCCTCGCCGGCCTCATCGACTGA